A DNA window from Gillisia sp. Hel1_33_143 contains the following coding sequences:
- a CDS encoding polysaccharide deacetylase family protein translates to MKSKSYKFLNFISNLFLPESCNLRVLAYHDIIDSNKFEAQIKFLVKSKYNIISVNDLHAYLYDGKILTKNSLLITFDDGDVSVLDHGLPILRKYDLPSVMFVITGLINSANTFWCRWVEIALQNQGKSYAESRVVVNSLKKMSNSERVAYLEKLDPVASRQLTIDDMLKMQNGKMFIGNHTHTHPMVNKCTDQELNNDLKLSLASFEKWQLPGGKIFAYPNGNWDKESEEILKNNGIDMAFLFDHKLNKKDINPMRISRIRVNSDTELNEFKVKISGLHSKLMTLKNRIV, encoded by the coding sequence ATGAAATCTAAATCATACAAATTTCTCAATTTCATCTCTAATTTATTTTTACCAGAATCTTGTAATTTAAGAGTTCTAGCGTATCATGATATAATTGATTCTAATAAATTTGAAGCTCAAATAAAGTTTTTGGTTAAATCAAAATATAATATTATTAGTGTAAATGATTTGCATGCATACCTTTATGATGGAAAAATTCTAACTAAAAATTCATTATTAATAACATTTGATGATGGTGATGTCTCTGTACTGGATCATGGTTTGCCAATATTGCGAAAATACGATCTGCCATCTGTAATGTTTGTCATTACTGGACTTATAAATTCTGCGAACACTTTTTGGTGTAGGTGGGTGGAAATAGCATTACAAAACCAAGGGAAATCATATGCAGAATCTAGAGTGGTTGTTAATAGCCTAAAAAAAATGTCGAATTCTGAAAGAGTAGCTTATTTAGAAAAACTGGATCCTGTTGCTTCTAGACAGCTAACTATAGATGATATGTTAAAGATGCAAAATGGAAAAATGTTCATTGGAAATCATACACATACTCATCCAATGGTTAATAAATGTACTGATCAGGAATTGAATAATGATCTAAAATTGTCTCTGGCAAGTTTTGAAAAATGGCAACTTCCAGGGGGTAAAATATTTGCATATCCCAATGGTAATTGGGATAAAGAATCTGAAGAGATTCTAAAAAATAACGGTATAGATATGGCCTTTTTATTTGATCATAAATTAAATAAAAAAGATATTAATCCTATGAGGATTTCTAGAATACGAGTGAATTCAGATACAGAATTGAATGAGTTTAAAGTTAAAATCTCTGGTTTGCACTCTAAATTAATGACCTTGAAAAATAGAATTGTATGA
- a CDS encoding glycosyltransferase, which produces MNDKNKYFAGFIMTYNRSEQIENTINSIFDQTLSPLKLLVVDNSDNSNTEELISNLDNPKIIYLRVGHNSGPAGAAKIGLEYLVQHGFDWVYWGDDDDPPIFLDEFQELLCLADNSDNNIAAIGSVGSKFNYKTGLRERFKDSECDGVLDCDSIGGNHNLIINAKVIRNTGIYPNPELFFGFEEFEFLQRLKLKGFRIVVNGNSLLKHRVHSNRLNINSTRSLIPKKSISNLKRDYYSYRNLIYMLNNTFDKKKLAKKIALRALIKIPFGYLKGWKYGTENSKFMLNAVMDAYRRKLGKTY; this is translated from the coding sequence ATGAATGACAAAAATAAATATTTTGCAGGTTTTATAATGACTTATAATAGATCTGAGCAAATTGAAAATACCATTAATTCAATTTTTGATCAAACATTATCCCCTTTAAAGTTACTTGTGGTGGATAATAGTGATAATTCCAATACGGAGGAATTAATATCTAATTTGGATAATCCGAAGATAATCTATCTACGTGTTGGACATAATTCTGGTCCTGCAGGTGCAGCAAAAATAGGATTGGAATATTTAGTTCAGCATGGATTTGATTGGGTGTATTGGGGTGATGATGATGACCCTCCAATATTTCTGGATGAATTTCAGGAGCTATTATGTTTAGCAGACAATTCTGATAATAATATAGCTGCTATTGGTTCTGTAGGTTCTAAATTTAATTATAAAACTGGATTAAGAGAGAGATTTAAAGATTCGGAATGTGATGGAGTTTTAGATTGCGATTCAATAGGAGGTAATCATAATCTTATTATCAATGCGAAGGTTATTCGCAATACCGGTATTTATCCTAATCCGGAGTTATTTTTTGGTTTTGAAGAATTTGAGTTTTTACAACGTTTGAAATTAAAGGGATTTCGAATTGTTGTTAATGGGAATTCACTTTTAAAGCATCGGGTTCATAGTAATCGGCTAAATATTAATTCGACTAGATCTTTAATACCGAAAAAAAGTATATCTAATTTAAAAAGAGATTACTATTCTTATAGGAATTTAATCTATATGTTAAATAACACTTTCGATAAAAAGAAATTAGCCAAAAAAATTGCGCTAAGGGCTTTAATTAAAATTCCATTTGGTTATCTAAAAGGTTGGAAATACGGTACTGAAAATTCAAAATTTATGCTAAATGCGGTAATGGATGCTTATCGAAGAAAATTAGGTAAAACTTACTAA
- a CDS encoding ABC transporter ATP-binding protein yields MKKLIEKYFESLVYFYRALKYKVFIILLLSVLIGFLDGLGLTMFLPLLTMVSDTGGTQSASSENLNFLLRFITDLNIDLTLVRILLLMACFFIAKSIVVYLYEVYKVNVQQQFITKIRFTNLRRLNNLAFKYFISSDPGRIQNTMTGEVDRVARAFLTYFTAFQAGIMVVVYMYFAFTIDTKFALLVSAGGILTNFVYKKIYKNTKGASRKLTGENNVFQSLVIQHVSNFKYLKATGSISKYSNKLKSSIDKIETSNVRIGKLGAFLTASREPIVVLVVVTVIYIQTSLLGSSLGPILISLLFFYRALNFLMQMQNQWNKFLAVSGSMENMSRFSEELKLNKEEKGSVVIRDEISKIKLNKVIFNYGPNTIINGVSLDIPRHKTIAFVGESGSGKTTLVNLIAGLLPIDQGEIIINKNFISELNLTSYQSRIGYITQDPVIFNDTIFNNITFWDEKSEVNILKFTNAIKKAAIYEFVQEQEERENTLLGSFGSNLSGGQKQRISIARELYKDVEILILDEATSALDSETEKEIQKNMDNLQGDYTILIVAHRISTIKNADKIVIMNKGRIEEQGSFQELYDSSIYFKKLVSLQELS; encoded by the coding sequence TTGAAAAAACTAATAGAAAAATATTTTGAAAGTCTGGTTTATTTTTACAGAGCTTTGAAATACAAAGTCTTCATAATTTTATTATTAAGTGTTTTAATTGGTTTTCTGGATGGACTAGGACTAACAATGTTCTTACCATTGTTAACTATGGTTAGTGATACTGGCGGTACACAAAGCGCGAGTTCAGAAAATTTAAATTTTTTACTAAGGTTTATAACAGATTTAAATATTGATCTTACTCTAGTAAGAATACTTTTACTCATGGCTTGTTTTTTTATTGCTAAGAGTATAGTAGTTTACTTATATGAAGTGTATAAGGTTAATGTACAACAGCAATTTATAACCAAAATTAGGTTTACCAATCTTAGAAGATTAAATAATTTGGCATTTAAATACTTTATAAGTTCGGACCCTGGAAGAATCCAGAATACTATGACAGGGGAAGTAGATCGTGTTGCACGGGCATTTTTGACCTATTTTACTGCTTTTCAAGCGGGAATAATGGTGGTTGTATATATGTATTTTGCTTTTACAATTGATACTAAATTTGCGTTATTAGTTTCTGCTGGAGGTATTTTAACAAATTTTGTTTATAAAAAGATTTATAAAAACACCAAAGGTGCATCGAGGAAACTAACTGGTGAGAATAATGTTTTTCAAAGTTTGGTAATACAACATGTTTCAAATTTTAAATATTTAAAAGCTACAGGTAGTATATCTAAATATTCTAATAAGTTGAAAAGTTCAATTGATAAGATTGAGACGAGCAATGTGAGGATTGGTAAATTAGGGGCATTTTTAACTGCATCTAGGGAGCCTATTGTAGTGTTAGTGGTTGTAACAGTTATTTATATTCAAACTTCTCTTTTAGGTTCATCTCTAGGGCCAATCTTAATTAGTTTATTATTCTTTTACAGAGCTTTGAATTTTTTAATGCAAATGCAAAATCAATGGAATAAATTCTTGGCCGTTTCTGGATCTATGGAGAATATGTCTCGTTTTAGTGAAGAATTAAAACTTAATAAAGAGGAGAAAGGCTCGGTAGTAATTAGGGACGAGATTTCTAAAATAAAATTAAATAAGGTTATTTTTAATTATGGTCCTAACACTATAATAAATGGGGTTAGCTTAGATATTCCAAGACATAAGACTATTGCTTTTGTTGGAGAAAGTGGTAGTGGGAAAACAACTTTGGTAAATTTAATAGCCGGACTTTTACCAATAGATCAGGGTGAAATAATAATCAATAAAAATTTTATATCGGAACTGAATCTTACTTCATATCAGTCTAGAATTGGGTATATAACTCAAGACCCAGTAATTTTTAACGACACAATATTTAATAATATTACTTTTTGGGATGAAAAGTCTGAGGTTAATATTCTTAAATTTACTAATGCTATTAAAAAGGCAGCTATTTATGAATTTGTTCAGGAACAAGAAGAAAGAGAAAACACTTTATTAGGCAGTTTTGGTAGTAATCTAAGCGGAGGACAAAAACAGCGTATTTCTATTGCCAGAGAGCTGTATAAGGATGTTGAAATTCTTATTCTAGATGAAGCTACTAGCGCTTTGGACTCTGAAACTGAGAAAGAGATACAAAAAAATATGGATAATTTACAAGGGGACTATACCATTTTAATAGTGGCTCATCGTATTTCTACGATTAAAAATGCCGATAAAATTGTAATAATGAATAAAGGAAGAATTGAAGAACAAGGTAGTTTTCAAGAACTATACGATAGCTCAATTTATTTTAAGAAACTTGTATCACTTCAAGAACTTTCCTAA
- a CDS encoding glycosyltransferase family 2 protein: protein MPKISITIPTHNRANLISRAIRSIKNQSFEDWELIIVDDGSTDNTEEVISPFLKDERIKYVNKINSGAAHSRNVGVQHSTGEFVTFLDSDDEADKDWLQEYIKVIDLNDASVVCCGLEILDESGKLVEIKLPGKLEDLFENHEGQFTNGGSYLLKKQIFTAIGGFDNELRSGQHTELSIRLIPYLDLNNIKIFNIKESHLKIHIHLGDRIRYNNKAKYLGCKRTLTKHYNFFKLRPTIKSNYEGIVAFNAYKIGLKKEANHYAWESLKSKPSLKKILRIFKYNLFKS, encoded by the coding sequence ATGCCTAAAATTTCTATAACTATACCTACACATAATCGCGCAAATTTAATTAGTCGTGCTATCAGGAGCATTAAAAATCAGAGCTTTGAAGATTGGGAACTAATTATTGTAGATGATGGATCTACAGATAATACTGAAGAAGTTATATCCCCTTTTTTAAAGGATGAACGAATTAAGTATGTAAATAAAATAAATTCTGGAGCTGCTCATTCAAGAAATGTTGGTGTTCAGCACTCTACTGGAGAATTTGTAACTTTTCTTGACAGCGATGATGAGGCCGATAAAGATTGGTTGCAAGAGTACATTAAGGTTATTGATTTGAATGACGCCAGTGTAGTGTGTTGTGGATTGGAAATCCTTGATGAATCGGGTAAATTAGTAGAAATAAAACTACCAGGTAAGCTAGAGGACTTGTTTGAGAATCATGAAGGGCAATTTACAAACGGGGGAAGTTACTTATTGAAAAAACAAATTTTCACAGCAATAGGTGGTTTTGACAATGAACTTCGTTCAGGACAACATACCGAATTATCAATTCGTTTAATTCCATATCTCGACCTAAATAACATTAAGATTTTTAATATCAAAGAATCGCATTTAAAAATACATATTCATTTAGGTGATAGAATTAGATATAATAATAAAGCTAAATACTTGGGATGTAAAAGAACTCTTACTAAGCATTATAATTTTTTTAAGTTAAGGCCAACTATTAAAAGCAACTATGAAGGTATTGTTGCTTTTAATGCCTACAAGATTGGTTTGAAAAAAGAAGCGAATCATTATGCATGGGAATCCTTAAAATCAAAACCATCTCTTAAAAAGATTTTAAGGATATTTAAATACAATTTATTCAAATCTTAA